ATCAAGGGAGCCGCCCGCGATGAGCATCAGCATGATCGGCATCGACACCGCCAAGTCCATCTTCCACCTCCATGGCGTCGACGCGCGGGGCGAGGTCCAACTCAAGCGCAAGCTGCGGCGCGACGAGCTGGTCGCCTTCTTCGAGCGGCAGCCGCGCTGCACCGTGGTGATGGAGGCGTGCGGTGCAGCCCATCACTGGGCTCGCGTGCTGGGCGGGCTCGGCCACGAGGTGAAGCTGATCGCGTCCGAGGCGACGAAGCCGTTCGTCAAGCGGGGCAAGAAGAACGACCCGGCGGACGCCGCGGCGATCTGCGCCGCCGCGTCCCGGCCCGACGCGAAGTTCGTCGCCGTGAAGAGCCTGGAGCAGCAGGGCGTCCTTGCCCTGCATTCGGTGCGGTCCCTGCTGGTCAAGCAAGAGACCATGCTGGCCAATGCCATGCGCGGGCTGGCAGCCGAGTTCGGCCTGGTCGTGCCGAAGGGCATGGACAAGCTCGAGGAGCTGGTGGCGCTGGTGGAGGAGGACGAGGGCATTCCGGAGCAGGCACGCAAAGCCTTCGTTGAACTGCGCGAGCGCCGTCGCGCCACGGCGGAGCGGATCGAGGGCCTGGAGCGGCGGATCGTCGCGCACGCTCGGCACGACGACACGGCTCGACGCCTGGCCACGATCCCCGGCATCGGGCCGATCACCGCCTCGCTGACCGCGGCCACGGTCGGGGACGGCATCGGGGGCTTCAAGAGCGCGCGGCATTTCGCGGCCTGGCTGGGGCTGGTGCCGCGCCAGCACTCGAGCGGCGGCAAGACCCGCCTTGGCCGGATCACCAAGGCGGGCAACCGGGAGATCCGGACGTTGCTGGTGCTCGGCGCCACCTCGATGGTGTGCCGCGCCGGGCGGTGGAACAGCGCCGCGGGGGCGTGGGTGCGGGGGCTGCTGGAGCGGCGTCCTGTTCGGCATGTGACGGTGGCCCTGGCCAACAAGATGGCGCGCATCGCCTGGGCGGTGATGGCGCGCCACGAGGTCTACCGCGCGAGGGGCGGCGTCGC
The sequence above is drawn from the Longimicrobium sp. genome and encodes:
- a CDS encoding IS110 family transposase, yielding MSISMIGIDTAKSIFHLHGVDARGEVQLKRKLRRDELVAFFERQPRCTVVMEACGAAHHWARVLGGLGHEVKLIASEATKPFVKRGKKNDPADAAAICAAASRPDAKFVAVKSLEQQGVLALHSVRSLLVKQETMLANAMRGLAAEFGLVVPKGMDKLEELVALVEEDEGIPEQARKAFVELRERRRATAERIEGLERRIVAHARHDDTARRLATIPGIGPITASLTAATVGDGIGGFKSARHFAAWLGLVPRQHSSGGKTRLGRITKAGNREIRTLLVLGATSMVCRAGRWNSAAGAWVRGLLERRPVRHVTVALANKMARIAWAVMARHEVYRARGGVAPAAPTA